Proteins encoded within one genomic window of Procambarus clarkii isolate CNS0578487 chromosome 31, FALCON_Pclarkii_2.0, whole genome shotgun sequence:
- the LOC138370190 gene encoding autotransporter adhesin BpaC-like — translation MTTTGGQSSTTGGQSTTTGGQSSTTGGQSSTTGGQSTTTGGQSSTTGGQSSTTGGQSSTTGGQSSTTGGQSSTTGGQSSTTGGQSSTTGGQSSTTGGQSSTTGGQSSTTGGQSSTTGGQSSTTGGQSSTTGGQSTTTGGQSSTNQDTTRQERAASH, via the coding sequence ATGACCACCACCGGCGGACAGTCGTCCACCACCGGCGGACAGTCGACCACCACCGGCGGACAGTCGTCCACCACCGGCGGACAGTCGTCCACCACCGGCGGACAGTCGACCACCACCGGCGGACAGTCGTCCACCACCGGCGGACAGTCGTCCACCACCGGCGGACAGTCGTCCACCACCGGCGGACAGTCGTCCACCACCGGCGGACAGTCGTCCACCACCGGCGGACAGTCGTCCACCACCGGCGGACAGTCGTCCACCACCGGCGGACAGTCGTCCACCACCGGCGGACAGTCGTCCACCACCGGCGGACAGTCGTCCACCACCGGCGGACAGTCGTCCACCACCGGCGGACAGTCGTCCACCACCGGCGGACAGTCGTCCACCACCGGCGGACAGTCGACCACCACCGGCGGACAGTCGTCCACTAATCAGGACACAACCCGACAAGAGCGAGCCGCCTCACACTGA